A single region of the Brachypodium distachyon strain Bd21 chromosome 3, Brachypodium_distachyon_v3.0, whole genome shotgun sequence genome encodes:
- the YS1B gene encoding iron-phytosiderophore transporter YSL15-like has product MDVIVPDRSQRVMPEAEIEKQENDEAAEGDMESDPARGGQLQAPPPERWQEELTVRGLVAALLIGFIYTVIVMKILLTTGQVPTLNVSAALIAFLSLQGWTRLLDRLGVPCRPFTRQENTVVQTCVVACYTIAFGGGFGSTLLGLNKRTYEQTGDSAGNVPGSWKEPGIGWMTGFLLAVSFGGLLTLIPLRKVLVIDYKLTYPSGTATAVLINGFHTTQGDKNSKKQIHGFLKYFGLSFFWSFFQWFYTGGDVCGFVQFPTLGLKAWKQTFFFDFSATYIGAGMICPHIVNISTLFGAIISWGLMWPLLSKRKGDWYPANVPESSMKSLYGYKAFICIALIMGDGVYHFTKIIGITSKSMYRQFNRKRVDNRVANVDSAIALDELQRDEVFKRGHISSWMAYTGYALLSVLAVITMPIMFRQVKWYYVILAYAFAPVLGFANSYGTGLTDINMGYNYGKIALFVFAVRNVDNTIALDELQRVEVFKKGHISSWMAYTGYALLSVVAVITMPIMFRQVKWYYVVIAYALAPVLGFANSYGTGLTDINMGYNYGKIALFVFAGWAGKDNGVVAGLVGGTLVKQLVLISADLMHDLKTSYLTLTSPRSMLVGQAIGTAMGCIVSPLTFMLFYKAFDIGNPDGYWKAPYALIYRNMALLGVEGFSVLPKYCLELSGGFFAFAALSSIARDVLPHKYGMYVPLPMAMAVPFLVGGSFAIDMCIGSLVVFIKEKLNKKEAGFMVPAIASGLICGDGIWTFPSSLLALAKIKPPICMKFTPAG; this is encoded by the exons ATGGACGTGATCGTCCCGGACCGCTCGCAGCGGGTGATGCCGGAGGCGGAGATCGAGAAGCAGGAGAACGACGAGGCCGCGGAGGGCGACATGGAGTCGGACCCGGCGCGAGGGGGGCAGCTGCAGGCGCCCCCGCCGGAGAGGTGGCAGGAGGAGCTGACGGTGCGTGGGCTGGTTGCCGCGCTGCTGATCGGCTTCATCTACACCGTCATCGTCATGAAGATCCTGCTCACCACGGGGCAGGTGCCGACGCTCAACGTCTCGGCGGCCCTGATCGCCTTCCTCTCGCTCCAGGGATGGACGCGGCTGCTCGACCGCCTCGGCGTCCCGTGCCGCCCCTTCACCCGCCAGGAGAACACCGTCGTCCAGACCTGCGTCGTCGCCTGCTACACCATCGCGTTCGGCG GTGGGTTCGGGTCGACCTTGCTGGGCCTGAACAAGAGGACGTATGAGCAGACCGGGGACTCGGCGGGCAACGTGCCGGGGAGCTGGAAGGAGCCAGGGATTGGCTGGATGACGGGATTCCTCTTGGCTGTCAGCTTCGGTGGGCTCCTCACCCTGATTCCCCTCAGAAAG GTTTTGGTCATTGACTACAAATTAACTTACCCAAGTGGTACTGCAACTGCTGTTCTTATAAACGGGTTTCATACCACTCAGGGAGACAAGAATTCGAA GAAACAGATCCATGGATTTCTAAAATACTTTGGGCTGAGCTTTTTCTGGAGCTTCTTCCAATGGTTCTACACTGGAGGGGATGTTTGTGGATTTGTTCAATTCCCTACACTCGGTCTAAAGGCTTGGAAACAAAC cttcttcttcgacttcAGCGCCACATACATTGGTGCCGGAATGATTTGCCCGCATATAGTGAACATCTCCACCCTCTTTGGTGCAATTATTTCATGGGGACTAATGTGGCCACTCCTCAGCAAAAGGAAGGGAGATTGGTACCCTGCAAATGTACCGGAAAGCAGCATGAAAAGTTTGTACGGTTACAAG GCCTTCATATGTATAGCTCTTATCATGGGGGATGGTGTCTACCACTTCACAAAAATTATTGGCATCACTTCTAAGAGCATGTATCGACAATTTAACCGCAAACGAGTTGACAACAGAG TGGCAAATGTGGACAGTGCGATTGCACTTGATGAATTGCAACGGGATGAGGTCTTCAAAAGGGGCCATATATCATCTTGGATGGCATACACCGGGTATGCCTTGTTAAGCGTACTCGCGGTGATTACCATGCCAATAATGTTCCGACAGGTGAAGTGGTACTATGTAATTTTAGCCTATGCCTTTGCTCCCGTGCTTGGGTTTGCCAATTCCTATGGAACTGGGCTCACTGACATCAACATGGGCTACAACTATGGCAAGATTGCTCTCTTTGTCTTTGCGG TGAGAAATGTGGACAATACGATTGCACTTGATGAATTGCAACGTGTCGAGGTCTTCAAGAAGGGACATATATCATCTTGGATGGCATACACCGGCTATGCCTTGTTAAGCGTGGTTGCAGTGATTACCATGCCAATAATGTTCCGACAGGTGAAGTGGTACTATGTAGTTATAGCCTATGCCTTAGCTCCCGTGCTTGGATTTGCCAATTCCTATGGAACGGGGCTCACTGACATCAACATGGGCTACAACTATGGCAAGATTGCTCTTTTTGTGTTTGCGGGTTGGGCAGGAAAGGATAACGGTGTCGTTGCTGGCCTTGTTGGTGGTACATTGGTGAAACAGCTAGTTCTTATCTCTGCCGATCTAATGCACGACTTGAAGACGAGTTATCTCACATTAACATCCCCAAGATCCATGCTTGTAGGACAGGCCATTGGGACAGCCATGGGCTGCATCGTCTCGCCTCTCACATTTATGCTCTTTTACAAGGCATTTGATATTGGTAACCCAGACGGTTATTGGAAGGCACCGTATGCACTTATATATCGTAATATGGCACTACTTGGTGTGGAGGGCTTCTCGGTGTTGCCAAAGTATTGCCTAGAACTCTCCGGTGGATTCTTCGCATTCGCAGCACTCTCTAGTATAGCAAGGGATGTCCTGCCACATAAGTATGGGATGTATGTGCCCCTACCTATGGCAATGGCTGTTCCATTCCTTGTCGGTGGGAGCTTTGCTATTGATATGTGCATCGGGAGTTTGGTGGTCTTTATCAAGGAAAAACTAAACAAGAAAGAGGCCGGATTTATGGTACCTGCCATTGCATCCGGATTGATATGCGGGGATGGCATATGGACATTCCCTTCTTCCCTGCTTGCCCTTGCCAAGATTAAGCCACCAATTTGCATGAAGTTTACACCTGCAGGCTAG